One region of candidate division WOR-3 bacterium genomic DNA includes:
- the nfi gene encoding deoxyribonuclease V (cleaves DNA at apurinic or apyrimidinic sites), producing the protein MLKISNLIKFQQKIAKKVILKDDFNEINYIAGADVAFDKNYAYAAIVVFDFKELIVVDFATARCRIPFPYIPTFLSFREAKPIMMAYQKLRIKPDIILCDGQGIAHPRRAGIAVILGVNLNIPSIGVGKSRLCGNGQEPNKKKGSFSFLFYEGEKVGIILRTRTGVKPLFVSPGHKISILSAKKIVMACVKNYRVPEPLRYAHILSMLSMNKSYRNIKGLFPRLGVSDKLLIY; encoded by the coding sequence GTGCTTAAAATTTCTAATCTAATAAAATTTCAACAGAAGATTGCTAAAAAAGTTATTCTTAAAGACGACTTCAATGAGATAAATTATATTGCTGGGGCAGATGTTGCTTTTGATAAAAATTACGCATATGCAGCAATAGTCGTATTTGATTTTAAGGAACTAATTGTTGTTGACTTTGCGACTGCTAGATGTCGAATACCATTTCCTTATATTCCAACATTTTTATCATTTCGAGAAGCAAAACCGATTATGATGGCTTATCAAAAATTACGCATTAAACCTGATATAATTTTATGTGATGGACAGGGCATTGCCCATCCCCGCAGAGCAGGAATTGCAGTAATTTTAGGCGTTAACCTAAATATTCCAAGTATCGGTGTTGGCAAATCAAGATTGTGTGGAAATGGCCAAGAACCCAACAAAAAGAAAGGAAGTTTTAGTTTTCTATTTTATGAAGGCGAAAAGGTTGGGATTATTTTACGAACTCGAACCGGAGTTAAACCCTTATTCGTTTCCCCAGGTCATAAAATATCAATCCTATCAGCAAAAAAGATTGTTATGGCATGTGTTAAAAATTATCGTGTTCCTGAGCCGTTACGCTATGCTCACATTTTATCTATGTTGTCTATGAATAAATCCTACCGAAATATAAAAGGTCTTTTTCCAAGATTGGGTGTGAGTGATAAGTTATTAATCTATTGA